In Spiroplasma chinense, a single window of DNA contains:
- a CDS encoding SemiSWEET family sugar transporter, with protein MQVTPIEIVGYIATAFSCIRLIPQCIKIIKTRSVNDISLIMYILWVISAILWIVASSKPFNYNIQLLITNCVAGTTALVILIFKIIAIVRSKKDKNIKIFDDTELLRRRYVRQLQKNK; from the coding sequence ATGCAAGTAACACCAATTGAAATTGTAGGATACATTGCAACTGCATTTAGTTGTATAAGATTAATTCCTCAATGTATAAAAATCATTAAAACCAGATCAGTTAATGATATTTCTCTAATAATGTATATTCTTTGAGTGATATCTGCAATTTTATGAATTGTGGCTTCATCAAAACCATTTAATTACAATATACAACTTTTAATAACAAATTGTGTCGCTGGTACAACAGCACTTGTGATACTTATATTTAAAATAATAGCAATAGTAAGAAGTAAAAAAGACAAAAATATTAAGATTTTTGATGATACAGAGCTTTTAAGAAGAAGATATGTACGTCAATTGCAAAAAAATAAGTAA
- a CDS encoding rod shape-determining protein, producing MAKKPVFVSMDLGTAYTLVYVSGQGIVYNEPSIVAYKVKENRIIAVGEEAYKMIGKGNKTLRIVRPMVDGVITDIKATQAQLNYIFARLRLDKTLKGSVMLLACPSVITELEKTALKKIALNLGAAHVFVEEEVKMAALGGGVNIQAPTGQLVVDMGGGTTDVAVIASGDIVHSKSIKIAGNTLNEEILKFVRAQYGMEIGIKTAEMIKMQMGSLAKFADEKSMKVYGRDVVSGLPREIEVTPVEIREVLKIPLSKIIDLTVRVLEETPPELAGDIFRNGITLCGGTALIKGIDKYFGDTLQLPTKVGQQPLLAVINGTKKYEDAIFDELRSMMEKKEINL from the coding sequence ATGGCAAAAAAACCAGTATTTGTTTCAATGGATTTAGGAACTGCGTATACATTAGTTTATGTTTCAGGACAAGGTATTGTGTATAATGAACCTTCAATCGTTGCTTACAAAGTTAAGGAAAACAGAATTATAGCTGTTGGAGAAGAAGCATATAAAATGATTGGAAAAGGTAACAAAACTTTAAGAATTGTTAGACCTATGGTTGATGGTGTTATTACTGACATTAAAGCAACTCAAGCCCAATTAAATTACATCTTTGCAAGACTAAGACTTGACAAAACTTTAAAGGGTAGTGTTATGTTACTTGCATGTCCATCAGTTATTACTGAACTAGAAAAAACTGCGCTTAAAAAAATCGCATTAAACCTAGGAGCAGCACATGTATTTGTTGAAGAAGAAGTAAAAATGGCAGCGCTTGGTGGAGGAGTAAATATTCAAGCTCCAACAGGTCAATTAGTCGTTGATATGGGTGGGGGAACAACTGACGTTGCAGTTATTGCATCAGGTGATATTGTTCACTCAAAATCAATTAAAATTGCCGGAAACACTTTAAATGAAGAAATCTTAAAATTTGTTAGAGCTCAATACGGAATGGAAATTGGGATTAAAACAGCTGAAATGATTAAAATGCAAATGGGTTCATTAGCTAAATTTGCAGATGAAAAATCAATGAAAGTTTACGGACGTGACGTAGTTTCAGGATTACCAAGAGAGATCGAAGTAACTCCAGTTGAAATTAGAGAAGTTCTAAAAATTCCATTGTCAAAAATTATTGACTTAACAGTTAGAGTTCTTGAAGAAACACCACCAGAATTGGCTGGAGACATCTTTAGAAATGGTATCACTTTATGTGGTGGTACAGCATTAATTAAGGGTATTGATAAATACTTTGGTGATACATTACAATTACCAACAAAAGTAGGTCAACAACCACTATTGGCAGTAATTAATGGTACTAAAAAATATGAAGATGCAATCTTTGATGAATTAAGATCAATGATGGAAAAAAAAGAAATTAATTTATAA
- a CDS encoding SemiSWEET family sugar transporter, which yields MATQVISWFASIALALTLVPQVIRIIKRRSSKDVSLFTILCFVVGNGIWVIYAALKIASGNNNFIQLLSTNVVLSSFGWIMLVFKIRGMIVYKNYLNYVEQNPEVMNLTNEQLRELVETKCK from the coding sequence ATGGCAACTCAAGTAATTAGTTGATTTGCTTCGATTGCTCTAGCATTAACTTTAGTACCACAAGTTATAAGAATTATTAAAAGAAGAAGTTCAAAAGATGTAAGTTTATTTACTATTTTGTGTTTTGTTGTAGGAAATGGAATTTGAGTTATCTATGCAGCTTTAAAAATTGCTAGTGGAAATAATAATTTTATTCAATTGCTATCAACAAATGTTGTATTAAGTTCATTTGGTTGAATAATGTTAGTTTTCAAAATCAGAGGAATGATTGTTTACAAAAACTATTTAAATTATGTAGAACAAAATCCTGAAGTTATGAATCTAACAAATGAACAATTAAGAGAGTTGGTTGAAACTAAATGCAAGTAA
- a CDS encoding HU family DNA-binding protein: MTKKELSEKLSAEFETSKVEAEKMVNFIFDTISSTLVSREEVAIAGFGKFVTSERAAREGVNPSTGAKIQIAATTVAKFKVAKQLKEAVAK, encoded by the coding sequence ATGACTAAAAAAGAATTATCTGAAAAATTATCAGCTGAATTTGAAACTTCAAAAGTTGAAGCTGAAAAAATGGTAAACTTCATTTTTGATACAATTTCATCAACTTTAGTAAGTAGAGAAGAAGTTGCTATCGCAGGATTTGGAAAATTCGTGACAAGCGAAAGAGCTGCACGTGAAGGGGTAAACCCATCAACTGGAGCAAAAATCCAAATTGCTGCAACTACTGTTGCAAAATTTAAAGTTGCAAAACAACTTAAAGAAGCTGTGGCTAAATAA
- a CDS encoding NAD(P)H-dependent glycerol-3-phosphate dehydrogenase has product MKKAKVAIIGTGAYGTVLANVLADNGHDVIMFGIEEMQVNDINNNHLNSRFFQDLLINQNITATMDFAVAMEKAEVVILSTPTFALDASIDNIIKYGKREMHVVNVAKGLDGDNLDVLSKKIKEKLKGTGVMKSYGAIYGPSVAIEVIMRKPTCVMSCNEDISIANYIAELFSNEYFIVQSTDDIIGCEIAAALKNTVAIASGILHGFAGADNAKASLITIGNAEIYQIAKMFGARLETFMNFATLGDLILTASSTKSRNFSLGVQIAERDNAELVLKSHKNTVEGVASCELAYKIVKKLKISSPLFEIMYKILYNKGKPSVLIQDLFRYAKVV; this is encoded by the coding sequence ATGAAAAAAGCAAAAGTAGCGATAATAGGTACGGGAGCCTATGGTACAGTATTAGCGAATGTACTGGCAGATAATGGTCATGATGTAATAATGTTTGGTATTGAAGAAATGCAAGTTAATGATATTAATAATAACCACCTAAATTCAAGATTTTTCCAAGACCTTTTGATTAATCAAAATATAACTGCAACTATGGATTTTGCAGTAGCTATGGAAAAAGCTGAAGTTGTTATTTTATCAACACCAACTTTTGCGTTGGATGCAAGTATCGATAACATAATAAAATATGGTAAACGTGAAATGCATGTTGTAAATGTTGCAAAAGGGCTTGATGGTGATAACCTTGATGTTTTAAGTAAAAAAATCAAAGAAAAACTTAAAGGAACAGGTGTTATGAAGTCTTATGGGGCAATTTATGGACCATCCGTGGCTATTGAAGTTATTATGAGAAAACCTACTTGTGTAATGAGTTGTAATGAGGATATAAGCATTGCAAATTACATTGCAGAATTATTCTCAAATGAATATTTCATAGTTCAAAGTACTGATGATATCATTGGTTGTGAAATAGCTGCAGCTCTTAAAAATACAGTTGCTATTGCAAGTGGTATTTTACACGGTTTTGCAGGAGCAGATAATGCAAAAGCTTCATTAATTACTATTGGAAATGCAGAAATTTATCAAATTGCAAAAATGTTTGGAGCAAGACTTGAAACATTTATGAACTTTGCAACACTTGGAGATCTTATTTTAACTGCTTCATCTACTAAATCTCGTAACTTTTCGTTAGGAGTTCAAATTGCTGAAAGAGATAATGCAGAATTGGTTCTAAAATCACATAAAAACACTGTTGAAGGGGTAGCTTCTTGTGAATTAGCCTATAAAATAGTGAAAAAACTTAAAATTTCCTCACCATTATTTGAAATAATGTACAAAATACTATACAATAAGGGTAAGCCTAGTGTATTAATACAAGATTTGTTTAGGTACGCTAAGGTAGTATAG
- the der gene encoding ribosome biogenesis GTPase Der: protein MSRKGVVAIVGRPNVGKSTLFNRIIREKKAIVEDKPGVTRDRMYGNAEWLTRPFIVVDTGGITLQDTAFAKEIKMQAEIAMKEADVIVFAINFREGITLEDEAVAKILYKTKKPVILAVNKYDKKENFDESYSYMAFGFGEPYLISSTHGIGIGDLLDKIVEQLPKFNNESLEGETKLAIVGKPNVGKSSLVNSLVGEERMIVSDIAGTTRDAVDSKIKVNGIEYTIIDTAGMRKKGRIYENLEKYSYLRSMTSINKADIVLLMLDSSLPISDHDTNIGGFAFEENKPIIIIGNKWDLVKDKETNTMKKKEQEIKAYFKYLNYASVLFISAKENQRVHKIFDAVELVKNNIKKRIRTSLLNEIFNKAQLINPAPNHNGGRLKIYYASQVEAYLPTFILFVNKPEYVHFSYKRFLENQIRSQFDFSGVPITIIFRERK from the coding sequence ATGTCAAGAAAAGGAGTTGTAGCAATAGTTGGTAGGCCAAATGTGGGTAAATCAACATTGTTTAACAGGATCATTCGTGAAAAAAAAGCGATTGTAGAAGATAAACCTGGAGTTACTAGGGATAGAATGTATGGAAACGCAGAATGATTGACAAGACCTTTTATTGTTGTTGACACTGGAGGAATTACACTACAAGATACAGCTTTTGCTAAAGAAATTAAAATGCAAGCAGAAATTGCTATGAAAGAAGCTGATGTAATAGTTTTTGCAATTAACTTTAGAGAAGGAATTACTCTTGAAGATGAAGCTGTTGCAAAAATTTTATACAAAACCAAAAAACCTGTTATTTTAGCAGTAAATAAATATGATAAAAAAGAAAATTTTGATGAATCTTATTCATACATGGCTTTTGGTTTTGGAGAACCTTATTTAATTTCTTCAACCCACGGTATTGGAATAGGGGACTTGTTAGACAAAATAGTTGAACAATTACCTAAATTCAATAATGAAAGTCTTGAAGGAGAAACAAAACTTGCTATTGTAGGTAAACCTAATGTTGGAAAATCAAGTCTTGTAAATTCACTAGTTGGTGAAGAAAGAATGATAGTATCTGATATAGCAGGAACTACAAGAGATGCAGTTGACTCAAAAATAAAAGTTAATGGAATAGAATATACAATCATAGATACAGCTGGTATGAGAAAAAAAGGTCGTATTTATGAAAACCTTGAAAAATATAGTTACTTAAGATCAATGACAAGTATAAATAAAGCAGATATTGTTTTGTTAATGTTAGATTCTAGTTTACCAATAAGTGACCACGATACAAATATCGGGGGGTTTGCATTTGAAGAAAATAAACCTATAATAATAATTGGTAACAAATGAGATTTGGTTAAAGATAAAGAAACCAACACAATGAAGAAAAAGGAACAAGAAATAAAAGCTTATTTCAAGTACCTTAATTATGCAAGTGTGTTGTTTATTTCTGCAAAAGAAAACCAGAGAGTACACAAAATATTTGATGCAGTAGAACTTGTAAAAAACAACATTAAAAAAAGAATTAGAACAAGTTTACTGAATGAAATTTTTAACAAAGCGCAATTAATAAATCCAGCACCAAATCATAATGGTGGAAGATTAAAGATTTATTATGCATCTCAGGTAGAAGCATATCTACCTACATTTATTTTATTTGTGAATAAACCTGAATATGTTCACTTTTCTTATAAAAGATTTTTAGAAAATCAAATAAGATCTCAATTTGATTTTAGTGGAGTTCCAATCACTATAATTTTCAGGGAAAGGAAATAA
- the cmk gene encoding (d)CMP kinase, giving the protein MDIKKINIAVDGTASSGKSSVMEVVAKKLDLHMIDTGLMYRAYTKLCLDNNVNFLNENEIIEQLKNFKCHYGENNSIFVNDKDFTSYVAQYDVAENIKYVASVSKVREKMVELQREMASDGGKIMVGRDITTVVLPDADLKIYFDCSAQARAKRRFLQNEKNNILPNDYEDILRQIVQRDEWDKKREVGALKIAKDAWFFDTSDLNFEQAVDAVVNKIENL; this is encoded by the coding sequence ATGGATATTAAGAAAATAAATATTGCAGTTGATGGAACTGCAAGTAGTGGAAAGAGTTCTGTAATGGAGGTTGTTGCAAAGAAACTTGATCTTCACATGATAGATACAGGTCTTATGTACAGAGCTTACACTAAACTTTGTTTAGATAATAATGTTAATTTTTTAAATGAAAATGAAATTATTGAACAGCTAAAAAACTTTAAATGTCATTATGGAGAAAACAATTCAATTTTTGTAAATGATAAAGACTTTACAAGTTATGTAGCTCAATATGATGTTGCTGAAAATATCAAATATGTAGCTTCTGTTTCAAAAGTAAGAGAAAAAATGGTAGAATTGCAAAGAGAGATGGCAAGTGATGGTGGTAAAATTATGGTCGGTAGAGATATTACAACCGTAGTTTTACCTGATGCTGATTTAAAAATCTACTTTGATTGCTCTGCACAAGCGAGAGCAAAGAGAAGGTTTTTACAAAATGAAAAAAATAATATATTACCAAATGATTATGAAGACATCTTGCGTCAAATAGTACAAAGAGATGAATGGGATAAAAAAAGAGAAGTTGGAGCATTAAAGATAGCAAAAGATGCTTGATTTTTTGATACAAGTGATTTAAATTTCGAACAAGCAGTTGATGCTGTTGTAAATAAAATAGAAAATCTATAA
- a CDS encoding inorganic diphosphatase, whose protein sequence is MKKNIIEMIVEIPKGSSNKYEYDAITKNISLDRVLYGANFYPGEYGFIDNTLDWDGDPLDVISLVTYPTMPGVRVNIRILGTIRMIDAGEIDTKLFGVFNDDPRFNTYQTLEDVPQHLKDEIENFFLQYKALQKKEVRIDGWGNLDEAIHEIQECKERFEEYKDRYLTPGGKEEILAEWKEKGLGQA, encoded by the coding sequence ATGAAAAAAAATATCATAGAAATGATAGTTGAAATTCCAAAAGGAAGTTCAAATAAATATGAATATGACGCTATTACAAAAAACATTAGCTTAGATAGAGTGTTATATGGAGCAAACTTTTATCCTGGAGAATATGGATTTATTGATAATACTTTAGATTGAGATGGAGATCCACTAGATGTTATAAGTTTAGTAACTTATCCAACAATGCCTGGAGTAAGAGTAAACATTAGAATTTTAGGAACTATTAGAATGATTGATGCTGGAGAAATAGATACTAAACTATTTGGTGTATTTAACGATGATCCAAGATTCAATACTTACCAAACTTTAGAAGATGTTCCTCAACATTTAAAAGATGAAATTGAAAATTTCTTCTTACAATACAAAGCTTTACAAAAAAAAGAAGTTAGAATTGATGGTTGAGGTAACTTAGACGAAGCAATTCACGAAATTCAAGAATGTAAAGAAAGATTTGAAGAATACAAAGACAGATACTTAACTCCAGGAGGTAAAGAAGAAATTCTTGCTGAATGAAAAGAAAAAGGTTTAGGTCAAGCTTAA
- a CDS encoding YebC/PmpR family DNA-binding transcriptional regulator, with translation MGRAHEVRKQSMEKTAAAKSALYGRAAKEIYMAAKNGSTDPEANLALRSAMDKAKSKQVPADVIQRAIKRAEGGDAESYTSNRYEGYGPGNSMIIVDSLTTNVNRAIAEIRDAFNKNGGKLANAGAVSHSFQSTSVFAFENLGVEEVLELLMETDADVQDVVEEDGLTVVYAAFQSFNSVKTALDKAGVTDYKMAETTMLADENMKIDDEETKQKFEKLIDRLNELEDVQDVYHNVED, from the coding sequence ATGGGAAGAGCACACGAAGTTAGAAAACAAAGTATGGAAAAAACTGCTGCTGCAAAGTCTGCACTTTATGGAAGAGCTGCTAAAGAAATTTATATGGCTGCTAAAAATGGAAGTACAGACCCAGAAGCAAACCTAGCATTAAGAAGTGCTATGGATAAAGCAAAATCTAAACAAGTTCCAGCAGATGTTATTCAAAGAGCTATTAAAAGAGCTGAAGGTGGAGATGCTGAAAGTTATACATCAAACAGATACGAAGGTTATGGACCTGGAAATTCTATGATTATTGTAGATTCTCTTACAACAAATGTTAATAGAGCAATAGCTGAAATAAGAGATGCATTTAACAAGAATGGTGGGAAACTTGCAAACGCAGGAGCAGTTTCACACTCATTCCAATCAACAAGTGTATTTGCATTTGAAAATTTAGGTGTTGAAGAGGTTCTAGAATTATTAATGGAAACAGATGCAGACGTTCAAGATGTAGTTGAAGAAGATGGATTAACTGTAGTTTATGCAGCATTCCAATCATTTAACTCAGTAAAAACAGCTTTAGATAAAGCTGGTGTTACTGATTACAAAATGGCAGAAACAACAATGTTGGCAGATGAAAACATGAAAATTGATGATGAAGAAACTAAACAAAAATTTGAAAAACTAATTGACAGATTAAATGAACTTGAAGATGTTCAAGATGTTTATCATAACGTTGAAGATTAA
- a CDS encoding Holliday junction resolvase RecU: MIIKNKGMFLETVLNTNIEDYEKEGLLIRKMPVNSSIIEVNKNIITSKAKKNDLCDYIGLYKGIYIEFEAKETELDYFNLNNLKENQRSKLNTIFQLGGASFLIVYFHKENSFFGLPIQMLTKNLKKKIPYQWFIENGYLLEFDNLKLNIITFINHLIS, translated from the coding sequence TACAAATATAGAAGATTATGAGAAAGAAGGCTTATTAATTAGGAAAATGCCTGTTAATTCTTCAATAATAGAGGTAAACAAAAACATTATTACTTCAAAAGCTAAGAAAAATGATCTTTGTGATTATATTGGTTTATATAAAGGAATTTACATTGAGTTTGAAGCAAAAGAAACAGAGTTAGATTACTTTAATCTAAATAATTTGAAAGAAAATCAAAGAAGTAAATTAAATACTATTTTTCAACTTGGGGGTGCATCTTTTCTTATAGTTTACTTTCATAAAGAAAACAGTTTTTTTGGCTTGCCTATTCAAATGTTGACAAAAAATTTAAAGAAAAAAATACCCTATCAATGATTCATTGAAAATGGGTATTTATTAGAGTTTGATAATTTAAAACTAAACATTATAACTTTCATTAATCATTTAATCAGTTAA
- a CDS encoding DnaD family protein, whose translation MFELLKKGLLKKRTLLILNYAKLDISENQLAILLLIMELSDEDQKNFTPSQLAKYMSIDKEVIDKEISKLLVNNLIKLESKGKKTVLNFTPLFSKLIVILEEENSKLNTDNSYVFIEDMIGIKLSSENIEEIDSFIEKGLSKPKIMSIINENNIKTYAELKKVLDKFLKTNAIQITRFNWLND comes from the coding sequence ATGTTTGAACTTTTAAAAAAGGGTTTACTAAAGAAAAGAACATTACTAATTTTGAATTACGCAAAATTAGACATTAGTGAAAACCAATTGGCAATTCTTTTATTAATTATGGAATTGTCAGATGAAGATCAAAAAAACTTCACTCCATCTCAATTGGCAAAGTACATGTCAATTGACAAAGAAGTAATTGATAAAGAGATAAGTAAACTTCTTGTTAATAACTTAATTAAACTTGAAAGCAAAGGTAAAAAAACAGTTTTAAACTTTACACCACTTTTTAGTAAGTTAATAGTTATCTTAGAAGAAGAAAACTCAAAATTGAATACAGATAACTCTTATGTATTTATTGAAGATATGATTGGAATTAAATTATCTTCAGAAAATATTGAAGAAATCGATTCTTTCATAGAAAAAGGTCTATCTAAACCAAAAATAATGTCAATAATAAATGAAAATAATATAAAAACTTATGCAGAACTTAAAAAAGTTTTAGATAAGTTCTTAAAAACTAATGCAATACAAATAACTAGATTTAACTGATTAAATGATTAA